In Archocentrus centrarchus isolate MPI-CPG fArcCen1 chromosome 21, fArcCen1, whole genome shotgun sequence, the following are encoded in one genomic region:
- the irs2b gene encoding insulin receptor substrate 2 isoform X2 has protein sequence MASPPNTGDQTLLTSNANSGIKKCGYLKKQKHGHKRFFVLKEPSEGFPARLEYYESEKKWKNKSAPKRVIPLDFCLNISKRADAKYKYLIALYTKDEYFAVATENEQEQENWYRVLTDLMAEGKVYDGSASNSASSLVGYDESSYGVITPVTAAYKEVWQVNLKSKGLGQSRNLTGVYRLCLSSRTISFVKLNTEVASVILQLMNIRRCGHSDSFFFIEVGRSASTGPGELWMQADDSVVAQNIHETILEAMKAMKELSEFRPRSKSQSSGTNPISVPTRRHLNNLPPSQTGLPRRSRTDSMAATSPVSKCSSCRIRTASEGDGTMTRTMSVTGSPLSPGVHRTLLSRSHTITARPSLTFESSTLQHSKSMSMPLSHSPPVTTICPGHTSSCQDSGAPRPSSCSASFSGSPSDAGFISCEEYGSSPAEARDLRLPLTLRSNTPESLKADTPPSRDGSELDGYMVMERQSQNGYRWLPELDKVYRKRTYSLTTPRQQRVPPQVSSASLDEYTLMRATYTSGTQPSRRCHTASPKGRSLEDCRDIQIGSNGYQGDSGYMPMMPGVAPLTPGSKDDPYMPMSPMCVSAPKQIINPRTHSSSVGLASRTHSPLGVSLEDSGYMPMWCGTKMSVESNDGKLTNGEYLNMSPIDTQVSLTPPDYILSPTGDPSLQPSHRQPYSCNSLPRSLKGHLQRSGSTDKDQYVVMSLQRQRIEEESNHCPVSSGESATSSSLGRPATPSSTPSPLRVAWIDGGLVHRSRVCRPTRLALESLKILPCMSEHPLPSEPRSPGEYINIDFSSVNHNTSATTESKNSESSVSAETGSRSFSGYANIDVSSPVHQESHQTICTDTAELLTCNSLITTQQETQGVEEEEEDKSTVEQEKERGVVEEYPLPQQGSLECQPDPVSDDYTEMTFSPPAPLPALCTTNATPRPTSPTACVQRLSLETSLVDVVPPVPVDSFLQGSPSLSVTVVDPHRGAKVIRADPHGRRRHSSETFSSTTTVTPVCPSFAHDTKRHSSASVENVSRTVRSSEGLGEDYSSPMCRETSAGYQNGLNYIALNLMEGNLGGCRLGGCDELLRFKTACGCKGGLNCFNTNPYASLGFKETTAAAVKE, from the exons ATGGCGAGTCCGCCGAACACGGGTGATCAGACATTATTGACCAGCAATGCGAACAGCGGCATCAAGAAATGCGGATACCTAAAGAAGCAGAAACACGGACATAAGcgcttttttgttttaaaggagCCAAGCGAAGGTTTCCCTGCCCGGCTGGAATACTACGAGAGTgagaagaaatggaaaaacaaatcgGCCCCGAAGAGAGTTATCCCTCTGGACTTCTGTCTCAATATCAGCAAGAGGGCAGACGCAAAATACAAATATCTTATTGCGCTTTATACCAAGGATGAGTATTTTGCCGTGGCGACGGAAAACGAGCAGGAACAGGAGAACTGGTACCGGGTGCTGACGGATTTAATGGCAGAAGGGAAAGTATATGACGGGTCCGCGTCTAACTCTGCGTCCTCGCTGGTTGGCTACGACGAGTCGAGCTACGGTGTAATAACGCCGGTGACCGCCGCCTACAAGGAGGTATGGCAAGTAAATCTAAAATCCAAAGGTCTTGGACAGAGCAGAAATTTGACAGGGGTGTACAGGCTGTGTCTTTCCAGCCGGACTATCAGCTTCGTCAAGCTCAACACTGAGGTTGCCTCAGTCATCTTACAGCTGATGAATATCCGGAGGTGCGGCCACTCTGACAGCTTTTTCTTCATCGAGGTTGGCCGATCTGCATCCACGGGTCCGGGAGAACTGTGGATGCAGGCggatgactctgtggtggctcAAAACATCCACGAAACTATCTTGGAGGCCATGAAAGCCATGAAGGAGCTGTCGGAATTCCGTCCGCGTAGCAAAAGCCAATCATCTGGTACAAACCCCATTTCTGTACCCACGCGGAGGCACCTGAACAATCTACCCCCAAGCCAGACCGGGCTTCCCCGGCGATCACGTACTGACAGCATGGCTGCGACCTCTCCTGTGAGCAAATGCTCTTCTTGTCGAATACGCACGGCGAGCGAGGGTGATGGCACCATGACACGCACAATGTCAGTCACTGGGAGCCCCCTTAGCCCAGGAGTCCACAGGACCCTCCTGAGCAGATCTCACACCATTACTGCACGTCCTTCTCTGACGTTTGAATCTTCTACTCTCCAGCACAGTAAGTCCATGTCTATGCCCCTGTCTCATTCTCCACCAGTGACCACCATTTGTCCAGGCCATACATCTTCCTGCCAAGATAGTGGTGCCCCTCGCCCCTCCAGCTGCAGTGCATCCTTCTCAGGCTCCCCAAGCGATGCTGGCTTTATATCATGTGAGGAATATGGCTCTAGCCCTGCAGAGGCGCGAGACCTCAGGTTACCGCTTACACTCCGCAGCAACACTCCAGAGTCCCTCAAAGCAGACACCCCCCCTTCTCGGGATGGCAGTGAGCTTGATGGCTACATGGTGATGGAGCGTCAGAGTCAGAATGGTTACCGGTGGTTACCAGAGCTTGACAAGGTGTATCGAAAGCGCACATACTCCCTCACTACCCCCCGCCAGCAGAGGGTTCCCCCCCAAGTATCTTCAGCCTCCCTAGATGAGTATACTCTCATGAGGGCAACATACACCAGTGGAACCCAGCCTTCTCGCAGGTGTCACACTGCCTCCCCTAAAGGGAGAAGTCTGGAAGATTGCAGAGATATTCAAATTGGTTCAAATGGTTATCAAGGTGACAGTGGCTATATGCCAATGATGCCTGGTGTTGCCCCTCTGACACCTGGGTCCAAGGATGACCCCTACATGCCCATGAGCCCCATGTGTGTATCTGCTCCAAAGCAAATCATCAACCCTCGTACACACTCCTCTTCAGTGGGGCTGGCTTCACGCACACACTCCCCATTGGGTGTTTCTCTGGAGGACAGTGGGTACATGCCTATGTGGTGTGGAACCAAGATGTCAGTGGAGAGCAATGATGGAAAGCTTACGAATGGAGAGTACCTGAACATGTCTCCCATTGACACACAGGTGTCTCTTACACCCCCGGACTATATTCTCAGTCCTACTGGAGATCCCAGCCTTCAGCCAAGCCACAGGCAGCCTTATTCTTGCAATTCTCTACCACGATCACTTAAAGGACATTTGCAGCGCAGTGGGTCCACTGACAAGGACCAGTATGTGGTGATGAGTTTACAAAGACAACGGATAGAAGAGGAGTCCAACCATTGTCCTGTCTCTTCAGGAGAATCTGCAaccagcagctctctgggaaGACCAGCCACTCCATCTTCTACTCCATCTCCTCTCAGAGTGGCTTGGATAGATGGAGGTCTGGTACACCGGAGTAGGGTCTGTCGGCCTACCCGTCTGGCTCTGGAATCCCTCAAAATATTACCATGTATGAGTGAACACCCTCTTCCCTCAGAGCCACGCAGCCCTGGAGAGTACATTAACATAGATTTTAGCAGTGTTAACCACAACACATCGGCAACCACAGAGTCAAAGAACTCTGAGTCCTCAGTAAGTGCAGAGACGGGATCCCGGTCATTCTCAGGCTATGCTAATATTGATGTCAGCTCCCCTGTTCACCAGGAATCACACCAAACTATCTGTACAGACACAGCTGAACTCTTGACTTGCAATAGTCTGATTACCACTCAGCAGGAAACACAGGGagttgaggaggaggaagaagataaAAGCACAGTGGAACAGGAAAAGGAGAGGGGTGTGGTAGAGGAGTATCCTCTTCCACAGCAAGGAAGCCTGGAGTGTCAGCCTGATCCGGTCAGTGATGACTACACTGAGATGACCTTTAGTCCGCCTGCTCCTTTACCTGCTCTATGCACAACTAATGCCACTCCCCGCCCGACCAGCCCTACTGCTTGTGTCCAGCGACTCAGCCTTGAGACCAGCCTAGTGGACGTAGTGCCCCCTGTGCCAGTGGACTCTTTTCTCCAGGGAAGTCCTTCATTATCTGTCACAGTTGTGGATCCACACAGGGGAGCTAAAGTTATCCGGGCTGACCCTCATGGGCGTCGTCGTCACAGTTCTGAGACCTTCTCTTCCACCACCACTGTCACCCCCGTGTGCCCATCCTTTGCCCACGACACTAAACGGCACAGTTCTGCCTCTGTGGAGAATGTATCTCGCACTGTTCGCAGCTCTGAAGGACTTGGTGAGGACTACAGCAGTCCCATGTGCAGGGAAACATCAGCTGGTTATCAAAATGGACTTAACTACATTGCCTTAAACTTGATGGAGGGAAACCTTGGGGGATGCAGGTTAGGGGGCTGTGATGAACTCCTGAGGTTCAAGACAGCTTGTGGCTGCAAGGGGGGCCTGAATTGTTTCAACACTAACCCCTATGCCAGCCTGGGATTTAAGGagactactgctgctgctgtgaaag aatGA
- the irs2b gene encoding insulin receptor substrate 2 isoform X1, with protein MASPPNTGDQTLLTSNANSGIKKCGYLKKQKHGHKRFFVLKEPSEGFPARLEYYESEKKWKNKSAPKRVIPLDFCLNISKRADAKYKYLIALYTKDEYFAVATENEQEQENWYRVLTDLMAEGKVYDGSASNSASSLVGYDESSYGVITPVTAAYKEVWQVNLKSKGLGQSRNLTGVYRLCLSSRTISFVKLNTEVASVILQLMNIRRCGHSDSFFFIEVGRSASTGPGELWMQADDSVVAQNIHETILEAMKAMKELSEFRPRSKSQSSGTNPISVPTRRHLNNLPPSQTGLPRRSRTDSMAATSPVSKCSSCRIRTASEGDGTMTRTMSVTGSPLSPGVHRTLLSRSHTITARPSLTFESSTLQHSKSMSMPLSHSPPVTTICPGHTSSCQDSGAPRPSSCSASFSGSPSDAGFISCEEYGSSPAEARDLRLPLTLRSNTPESLKADTPPSRDGSELDGYMVMERQSQNGYRWLPELDKVYRKRTYSLTTPRQQRVPPQVSSASLDEYTLMRATYTSGTQPSRRCHTASPKGRSLEDCRDIQIGSNGYQGDSGYMPMMPGVAPLTPGSKDDPYMPMSPMCVSAPKQIINPRTHSSSVGLASRTHSPLGVSLEDSGYMPMWCGTKMSVESNDGKLTNGEYLNMSPIDTQVSLTPPDYILSPTGDPSLQPSHRQPYSCNSLPRSLKGHLQRSGSTDKDQYVVMSLQRQRIEEESNHCPVSSGESATSSSLGRPATPSSTPSPLRVAWIDGGLVHRSRVCRPTRLALESLKILPCMSEHPLPSEPRSPGEYINIDFSSVNHNTSATTESKNSESSVSAETGSRSFSGYANIDVSSPVHQESHQTICTDTAELLTCNSLITTQQETQGVEEEEEDKSTVEQEKERGVVEEYPLPQQGSLECQPDPVSDDYTEMTFSPPAPLPALCTTNATPRPTSPTACVQRLSLETSLVDVVPPVPVDSFLQGSPSLSVTVVDPHRGAKVIRADPHGRRRHSSETFSSTTTVTPVCPSFAHDTKRHSSASVENVSRTVRSSEGLGEDYSSPMCRETSAGYQNGLNYIALNLMEGNLGGCRLGGCDELLRFKTACGCKGGLNCFNTNPYASLGFKETTAAAVKGFHFSQMPRSSQQQLDLAP; from the exons ATGGCGAGTCCGCCGAACACGGGTGATCAGACATTATTGACCAGCAATGCGAACAGCGGCATCAAGAAATGCGGATACCTAAAGAAGCAGAAACACGGACATAAGcgcttttttgttttaaaggagCCAAGCGAAGGTTTCCCTGCCCGGCTGGAATACTACGAGAGTgagaagaaatggaaaaacaaatcgGCCCCGAAGAGAGTTATCCCTCTGGACTTCTGTCTCAATATCAGCAAGAGGGCAGACGCAAAATACAAATATCTTATTGCGCTTTATACCAAGGATGAGTATTTTGCCGTGGCGACGGAAAACGAGCAGGAACAGGAGAACTGGTACCGGGTGCTGACGGATTTAATGGCAGAAGGGAAAGTATATGACGGGTCCGCGTCTAACTCTGCGTCCTCGCTGGTTGGCTACGACGAGTCGAGCTACGGTGTAATAACGCCGGTGACCGCCGCCTACAAGGAGGTATGGCAAGTAAATCTAAAATCCAAAGGTCTTGGACAGAGCAGAAATTTGACAGGGGTGTACAGGCTGTGTCTTTCCAGCCGGACTATCAGCTTCGTCAAGCTCAACACTGAGGTTGCCTCAGTCATCTTACAGCTGATGAATATCCGGAGGTGCGGCCACTCTGACAGCTTTTTCTTCATCGAGGTTGGCCGATCTGCATCCACGGGTCCGGGAGAACTGTGGATGCAGGCggatgactctgtggtggctcAAAACATCCACGAAACTATCTTGGAGGCCATGAAAGCCATGAAGGAGCTGTCGGAATTCCGTCCGCGTAGCAAAAGCCAATCATCTGGTACAAACCCCATTTCTGTACCCACGCGGAGGCACCTGAACAATCTACCCCCAAGCCAGACCGGGCTTCCCCGGCGATCACGTACTGACAGCATGGCTGCGACCTCTCCTGTGAGCAAATGCTCTTCTTGTCGAATACGCACGGCGAGCGAGGGTGATGGCACCATGACACGCACAATGTCAGTCACTGGGAGCCCCCTTAGCCCAGGAGTCCACAGGACCCTCCTGAGCAGATCTCACACCATTACTGCACGTCCTTCTCTGACGTTTGAATCTTCTACTCTCCAGCACAGTAAGTCCATGTCTATGCCCCTGTCTCATTCTCCACCAGTGACCACCATTTGTCCAGGCCATACATCTTCCTGCCAAGATAGTGGTGCCCCTCGCCCCTCCAGCTGCAGTGCATCCTTCTCAGGCTCCCCAAGCGATGCTGGCTTTATATCATGTGAGGAATATGGCTCTAGCCCTGCAGAGGCGCGAGACCTCAGGTTACCGCTTACACTCCGCAGCAACACTCCAGAGTCCCTCAAAGCAGACACCCCCCCTTCTCGGGATGGCAGTGAGCTTGATGGCTACATGGTGATGGAGCGTCAGAGTCAGAATGGTTACCGGTGGTTACCAGAGCTTGACAAGGTGTATCGAAAGCGCACATACTCCCTCACTACCCCCCGCCAGCAGAGGGTTCCCCCCCAAGTATCTTCAGCCTCCCTAGATGAGTATACTCTCATGAGGGCAACATACACCAGTGGAACCCAGCCTTCTCGCAGGTGTCACACTGCCTCCCCTAAAGGGAGAAGTCTGGAAGATTGCAGAGATATTCAAATTGGTTCAAATGGTTATCAAGGTGACAGTGGCTATATGCCAATGATGCCTGGTGTTGCCCCTCTGACACCTGGGTCCAAGGATGACCCCTACATGCCCATGAGCCCCATGTGTGTATCTGCTCCAAAGCAAATCATCAACCCTCGTACACACTCCTCTTCAGTGGGGCTGGCTTCACGCACACACTCCCCATTGGGTGTTTCTCTGGAGGACAGTGGGTACATGCCTATGTGGTGTGGAACCAAGATGTCAGTGGAGAGCAATGATGGAAAGCTTACGAATGGAGAGTACCTGAACATGTCTCCCATTGACACACAGGTGTCTCTTACACCCCCGGACTATATTCTCAGTCCTACTGGAGATCCCAGCCTTCAGCCAAGCCACAGGCAGCCTTATTCTTGCAATTCTCTACCACGATCACTTAAAGGACATTTGCAGCGCAGTGGGTCCACTGACAAGGACCAGTATGTGGTGATGAGTTTACAAAGACAACGGATAGAAGAGGAGTCCAACCATTGTCCTGTCTCTTCAGGAGAATCTGCAaccagcagctctctgggaaGACCAGCCACTCCATCTTCTACTCCATCTCCTCTCAGAGTGGCTTGGATAGATGGAGGTCTGGTACACCGGAGTAGGGTCTGTCGGCCTACCCGTCTGGCTCTGGAATCCCTCAAAATATTACCATGTATGAGTGAACACCCTCTTCCCTCAGAGCCACGCAGCCCTGGAGAGTACATTAACATAGATTTTAGCAGTGTTAACCACAACACATCGGCAACCACAGAGTCAAAGAACTCTGAGTCCTCAGTAAGTGCAGAGACGGGATCCCGGTCATTCTCAGGCTATGCTAATATTGATGTCAGCTCCCCTGTTCACCAGGAATCACACCAAACTATCTGTACAGACACAGCTGAACTCTTGACTTGCAATAGTCTGATTACCACTCAGCAGGAAACACAGGGagttgaggaggaggaagaagataaAAGCACAGTGGAACAGGAAAAGGAGAGGGGTGTGGTAGAGGAGTATCCTCTTCCACAGCAAGGAAGCCTGGAGTGTCAGCCTGATCCGGTCAGTGATGACTACACTGAGATGACCTTTAGTCCGCCTGCTCCTTTACCTGCTCTATGCACAACTAATGCCACTCCCCGCCCGACCAGCCCTACTGCTTGTGTCCAGCGACTCAGCCTTGAGACCAGCCTAGTGGACGTAGTGCCCCCTGTGCCAGTGGACTCTTTTCTCCAGGGAAGTCCTTCATTATCTGTCACAGTTGTGGATCCACACAGGGGAGCTAAAGTTATCCGGGCTGACCCTCATGGGCGTCGTCGTCACAGTTCTGAGACCTTCTCTTCCACCACCACTGTCACCCCCGTGTGCCCATCCTTTGCCCACGACACTAAACGGCACAGTTCTGCCTCTGTGGAGAATGTATCTCGCACTGTTCGCAGCTCTGAAGGACTTGGTGAGGACTACAGCAGTCCCATGTGCAGGGAAACATCAGCTGGTTATCAAAATGGACTTAACTACATTGCCTTAAACTTGATGGAGGGAAACCTTGGGGGATGCAGGTTAGGGGGCTGTGATGAACTCCTGAGGTTCAAGACAGCTTGTGGCTGCAAGGGGGGCCTGAATTGTTTCAACACTAACCCCTATGCCAGCCTGGGATTTAAGGagactactgctgctgctgtgaaag GATTTCACTTCAGCCAGATGCCGAGgtcatcacagcaacagctgGACCTTGCGCCGTAG